GAATTTGAATTTCGTTGGTGATTATGTGGAAAATTAGAGTTTGTCAGCGGTTACCGTTGACAATAACAATCCGTCGGTAACCCCTCCCTTCCGATGGAAGGTTATTTCCATTGGTGGATTCTTCATTCTCGATGAAAATAACAATCTATCGGGAATATCTTTTTGATGGAATTGTATTTCTGTTGGTATCCTCAAATAAGAATCGTCagattgaaaatttttatttttttagtctcATTTTCTAACTCACATAGTCTCATTCTTCATCCTTgcgttctttttaatttttttcattaatatctttaatttcctactatttattttataataatctCTCAATTTCTTTGCATtgatgtaaaatttatttttttttatttttattatttcattaatttttaatcatataaataatttataatatttttaagagtatatatatttattatagcaaaaaatatatatttatgatacaATATAAGATCATAATCATAGTTACAGTGTTAAACAATTTTTAACTTTCATTTTCAAGATTGAAAATAATGAATTCTTTTGGATTTAAGAGTACTAATCTTGCCGTAATTGGCGGTGCATGATTCAACAAACTTCACCCTATGATTATAAGTGATGATTAAAATTAGTAATTTTAACACATTAGTTATTCCTCCATTGTAATATTCAATGAAGTCATTTTAAGGGCACTGATTAGTTATAATTTTTTGATTTACCTATTCATAGATGATTGTGAGACTGATCATGTGGGACCGTTGGAGTGACATATTATAACTTTTGCTACCAATGAAGTCATTTTAAGGAATTTGATACAAATTATACTTCATATTTTTCATTGTTACTACCCTTGGACTATCCACCTAGTCATTCTTATTCTCGTTTGCATGCTCATTTCCCTCTATAAATAGAGTTGTCAATTAATTTTTGTTTACTTTACTTGCTTGCTCACTACCAAAAACTCAAACTTTGTCTTCAACTGTGGTTCTATCCCCAATGCAATCAGAGGGACTTTAGTTACGATTGTTGGTGTTAGGTTTCGAGCACTTTGACCTATCTTGTAATGATAAATAAAGTTTTTATGAATTAAGATTCCATTGCACTAAGTGTTTATGAAATGAGATAAGATTCTAACATTTGGTGCATTAAGATAGTAGGCTTCAAAGCCATCCCATTACAAGGACCCCACTTCTCATAACTAGTTTCTCGATGGCGTGGAATAATAAGTGCATCCATTTATTTGGGAAGTCGATCTATTATGATTAACATAGACAAGCTCAAATCCTAGCCGTGCTTTGAATTCTGGACCAGTTAGTGTAGATCGTTGAGTAAGATATCTGATCTTTTGGGGTTAAGAAGAATTTTATAGATGTAATCACCTTCATCATTGATTATCTTGTTGGTAGATTTAATTTGGTTTCTGATTGAATCAGTAATGAGATGATAGATATTCTGTATGATTAAAAGGATTGAGGACATAAGGATTGAAACACTAGTTTTCTTATTATCTTTTTGCAAAGGAAGCTTGGAGAGCTATCGAGGTAATCAGGACGGGTGATTCTGTCGAACTGACTGGCGGAGGGGAAGATGACTCGAGATGGGTGCGTTACTTGGTAAGCTGTTGAAGTAAAGACATAAATTTGAAGGTGAAAAACCAGTTCTAGACTGACTCATGTTGAAGGTAAAAAGATTTAACAAAGGAAAACAAGTGCAATACAAACTTACAAATGCAGGAAGAGAAAACAAGCTGAAGGTAAAAAAGCTTTAACACGAGGAGGTGAGTTCATAACCCCACTTCATATACTGATTTTAAAACTGCCGAATTCTATGCGATCTCTTCAACTCAGTTTGTTTCcattttgaaaaaacaaaaaagcaGTGTTCTACGAATCAAACagctaatttttaaaatcaatgtaCTACTCCGGCATCAGGTTTGATCCTTTCACTGATCTTGTTCAGTTTCCCCCCTCCTGCAAACAGTTTAACAAAGGTGGTGGTTTTTATATATCAGTCATCATTGACAGCAACAACACACAACTAGATCCAATAAGTAAAAACATACTACTAACGATGGTATCAAAACTTTCTACAAATATCATCAAATATAGCCTAGTTGCTAGATTTTTCAGCAAAATAAGTTTGCTCATATTTGTTTACACAAATGTATAGGAGTAATTGAAATTCTAAATATCAGTTTAATAAATAATGAGTATAAGGGCATTAATCTTTCGCATTAAGAGACATTAATCTTTCGCATTAAGAGACATTGTTACCACTGAACCAATATGCTCAAGTTCATGTATATTTTATAATGATACACATTCCATAGTTAACAACAAAAATCAAGAACATAAAATGCTAAGCTACATGTAATTGGAATACATTCCAATGGTATATAACTAAAAGCCCAAAGGAATATAGGAGAATTTTTCCCTTTAAACTAAAATGTTAGCTTAAACTAAGATATTACCTCCATGTCTGACGTCCATATGTCGAGGTTCCCACGCAGACGCTGCATAATCTCAGCGCTCTCCTTGAACGAATCATCTTGAAGTGTATCCTGCTCTGAATCTGCTTCATCACATGCCTGGTAATAGAAAAAGAGGGCCCATATTAagaaagtccaaaacaaaacacCAAGTCTAACAAAGTGTAAAAATGGAGAAAAAATCAACAGAGAAATGAAAAGCCGGCTGAAAATGATAAATAGCTGGATGCTAATTCGGAACTGCAACTTTAAATTCTTGAATTCAGTAAgctgaagaaaaaaaaagatatgGATTGCTGTTCTAGAAAAAGTGCAATTAACTGGCCTATAGTTTGACAAAGGTGAGATAAGAGGCACAATCCATGTCATCTTGGATGTGGTATGCAATACATGCACCATATCTCTTATGACGAAGGCTAAGGTAGCGCTAAGCTCAATATGGCAATACCCAAGCTACTGCATTTTGTTTGGAAATCAAGTACAAAGAAGCCAGCTATTGCTCTTGAAAAAGTAAAATACAAAAGGACAACATTAAGAAATAATGgaaatttttcagagagaaataGGAGACACGAGGACAAAAAACAGAAgagtttaaatctgaaaaaacaaAACAATCATGGTTTGAGGAGAGTTGATCAAAAGGATTACGTCTAATTATTTGGACTCTGTTAAAGAAATTAGTGTTGCTCCAGAATGAAATTATATGTTTCGGAACAATTAGATGAGATAATGCTATCGAAATTTACATACATTTTTAACAATGTATGAGCTACACCATAAAGGCAATTCCAACTGATATGCTAATATACATTGATAAAGAAACAAACTCAGAAGCAAGGTCAAATTGAATCAAGAAACCCCATAAAGAAACCCCACAAACTCAAAGGCACGGACACATGAATCGCAAATCACTGATCATCTGAACCGAAATAAGAGTCAAGGATGTCCATCCAAAGAGCTTAGTTGCTTACCTGCTTGGCTATACTATGAGCCTTTACTGGAGAATATAGAATCTTGTAGTAGAACACCGAGAAATTTAGTGCCACACCAAGCCGAAGTGGATGTGTAGGTGGGAATTCTGCCCGAGCAGCTTCCTGCCAGAACCAATCAATTATATCATTAAGAATCCCTATACCCTTGCCCTATTAGGAATAATTTGATAATTTCCATCTCGAATGAACAATTATAGCTAATTCAAGATCAAAAGTAGTTTCGTAGTTCGAGACAATCAAATCGTGAATTCAAACGGATGTCAAATCAGGCACATCGAGGACTGGAACAAGAAGTATAAGAACCTGAGCGATCTCGTAGGAAGATAAAGCTTTCTCGACGATGTCCTTGTGCTGTTCATGTCCATTAATCTTGACCTCCGCCAGGTAGCGGTAGTAATCGCCCTTCATCTTAAGGTACAAAACCTTGGAGGCATTGCAGGGAGATTTCGGTATGAGGGTGGTCTCGATGAAGTCGAGGATGCGTCCACAGGTTGATGAAAACTCGGTCTCGATTCGTACGCGAAAGCTTTTGATGCCGGTGAGACGGTTGCTGTTGCCTTGGTTCTCCTGACTCTGCTCGGCTGATGAGATGGTACCAAAGGCGTTGCGAAGGGCGTCGATGACGTTCTTGTAAGCCACCGAAAGGAGGCTGCGCTCCTCCCCCGTGAGCTCCTCCTCCACCGTCGCCGCCAAAGCGACCTTCTCCATATAATCCATCATATTCTCGTACCGATACGTTTGCTCCGCCAACTTGGCCATGTACAAATACTGCTCCCTCGTTGCCGCCATCGCCTCGCCGGagagaattgaaagatccttctTCTTGGAAGCAAGGGGAAAGAGAAAAGCTGCGGAAGGAAAGAGGCTACGCGGGTAATTTATAGGAGTTTGATGGTAAGATTTAAACGTTTTAGTGGAAGGTAACATTCAAACCCATTGCTTTACCTGTGATATTATTAGACAGAAGAAGAGGCCCGGTTCAACAGGCTGAGTTATCATGAACCCATTCAATGTTTATTACATGCCATTTGATTAAGAGGATCGCATTATCAGACGACTAAGCTAATCAAGAGCCAATTCTTGACTTTATACTCTTTATTTGGCCCTTTGACCTTGTTGGTTTACTCAATTCTTGGTTTGCTTCATCACACTGTCCATAAAATTTGCTTTGCTTATGCGATCCACCTCAAATGTTTGTGTAACAGAGGACTGCAATAGCAACGAGCAAATGAACGATGTTAAAAGGACACAATTAAGCAGCAAAATGACCTTAGTAATAATATGGACTATCAAATATCTTGTCGAAGCAATCGAAATTGCATACTATGACAGAAACAGAGGTGAGCATGTAAACCAGCCATCCATGATTTAGCAGCAGCTAGAAGCCAAGCACTACTCATTGAAAAAACCGAGACAGAAACAAGCATAAGGGTAGTGAGCTCACTCGACCTTCACTTGGAAAACGTCCTTCCCCTCTTCCGGCTTCGGCTTGGGCACCACCACCTTGAGCACGCCGTTCTTCATCTCCGCCTTGATCTGATCCATCTTAAAAGACTCTGGCGGCAGAACGATGCGGCTGCTGTACCTCCGTCCGGTGGTCTCCTCTTCCCCTACCTTTTCTTTTTCTCCGTCGCCCGTCGCTCTGGATCACTAGGGTATTCTGCTCATGCCACACCCTCACACGCTCCTTCCCAAGCCCCGTCATGTCCATTCGCAGGTGCAAAGCATCTTCGTCCTCCCTGACATCACACCCACGGCGAAACCCGCGGGCGGCTTCCCTCTGCCCCACCGAAGCAGAAAAGAACGGGACGTTGTCCAGCATCTGGATCTGATTCATCAGGTTCAGTAGTTGGTTGAGGCTCCGCGTCGAGTTGAACGGATCAAAGTCAAACACATCTGTGATACATAAAAGGCAGACTAATCAACCCCGACTGCAGATCATAAGATGAAAAGCGACGAATGTAAAAAAAAGAAGCAGAAAACAGGGCGGCGTGGAATGAGCTGACGACTACCTTGGAAGGAAGGGAAATCAGAGCGGTTGCCGGAGTCGGAGCGGCGTTCGAAGGCACGATCGTCGCCATCGACCTGAAGTAGAGCGCTGGCGTTGAAGGAGCGAGTAGTGGTAGCAGCAGCGAAGGGGGCGGGCATGAGGCGGCTAACTGGTACGGCGATGGGTAGCTTCTTCACGAGCTTCGAAGCAACGCCATTTCTGAGAGCTATGAAGCCGGCCATTCTCGATCACCAACAGAGAAGCGATATTCGTAGTTAGCGTTTGGGTCGGTGCGAGAACGGAACAGAACGGATACGTGGGGTTTAAATAGGAGTACGAGGGTTTCAGGGAAGGAAGAGGAGCCAGTGGGGTAGCTGTTTCTGAAGCAACAGGCACCATGATAGAATGTTCTGGAGTAATCCGGCCTTTCCCATCTCACAGTCACAGTATTGGACGATGATCACAAGAACGCATAATTTGTTACGTGTATTTGAGATAGGGGTAtaaatgagttattcaaaattctATTAGGTAAAAGTTTACTTCAACTCGTTTAATAAGactcattaaaataaataatatttaattcattaattcgtaaatattttgttaagtttacaaatcaatttttaaataaaaaattaaaaattttgatattaaattgatagatttataaatatattaaatttatttattaaaataaaattattaatattataattttctctaaatatatattgATACGGTGATGAGGGATCCATCCAGTGGAGGGTCATTGCCACGGTGAAGGTCAAAGGTCAAAGTCAGGGCGATCAACGCCCTTGTATCACCTGTCAGTCGCGCGACCCACTCGTCCGACCAGGATAGAGAAGGTCCAATCCAACATCATCATAGCTCGGTCACATACCGAACTTCTGACGCTCAAGAGAAGTGTCGGTGAGGCACACGCCAAGCGGCCAGCCCGCTCGGACTTACATCAAACCTCGGAACTAGCCAAGCGGAGCAACGACCGAGCATATTACATTCAAAGCAGAATTCGGACAGTGGGAGGTTGGCCGAGCGACCATCCCGCTCGACCCGAGAACGATAGTGTCCAGACGGCTGATGGTTGGCCGAACGGCTCACTCGCTCGACccagtaacagacaaaaggaCGATCTTGCGATATCCTTCTGGGAGCCCGTGCCATTGACAGACGGCATGGTTGACAGCATGGTCAGGCAGTGGATCGTACGACAGAAACtttcactgtcacgtcagagatatgcccgGGTCGTTAAGTTATGATGTCAGGGGcactttcctgacatgtcttttcagagAAAACTTTGAGAAGCGTACAGACCTCAAGGAGCGTGCACACGCACCCCCGGcaccctatataaagggccccaAGCTTCAATAGAGGTATGTTAGTTTTTATTATAGTCACACTATTACTATGCTTCTCTtactctgcttctttgcttccacACCGTCGGTGATTGATTTGAGCGTCAAAGggccatcgccgggaacccctccccggctagGCACTAACGCTACTGTGGTTGCAGGTCCCCCTAGTTCGGAGTCCACGCATGGTCAAtaggagtgccacgtccccagcatccatcaccttgactctcggacaggatcaaatttggcgtcgtctgtgggaacgcaacctgcatccgagccgagaagatggaggatgctggacgacttcacacgatgacgctcacccaagaggagctcgacatgctcgAGCACAGAAGATAGTCGAGCAGCAGCAGCAAAAGGCACTAGCCGATCGACTGACACAGCAGGCAACATCAGCATTAGGGGGCCGAGCGGCGCACAAGGATCAACCGGAATAACTCTCCATCTGGGGACAAAACAGAGGGCCGATCGACACCCATGGGGAGACACCGCCTGCCCCGCTACTATTCCACCGGGCTCTGTTCCAAACACCCTCGGAGATCACGTAGGCAAATCAAGGACGGGTGGTCCTCTTTAGACGAAGTGCCCGTTCGAGATGCACGGAAAGAAAAGGCGCCTTGAGGCGACGCGTCTCCTGAACGGATCAACCGCCAATCCTTTGAAACAATATTGCACGACCCATTGCCAAGGCACTACGCTCCACTGGTGATTGAAGAGTACAACGGATcgacagacccggatgatcatttgggtaagttcgacaacgtggctacacttcaccaatacacggatggggtgaagtgccaagtcttcctcaccacactctCCGGATCGACACAATGCTGGTTCAGAGACTGCCGAATGGATTGATACGAAGCTCCAAGGATTTTTGAACGACCTTCCTACATCATTTCGCGAGCAACAtgcgctaccagaagacgaatatcagtttgttttccttgaagcaagggccgagagaaactttccgagcgt
This window of the Zingiber officinale cultivar Zhangliang chromosome 3B, Zo_v1.1, whole genome shotgun sequence genome carries:
- the LOC121967699 gene encoding 14-3-3-like protein F, whose protein sequence is MAATREQYLYMAKLAEQTYRYENMMDYMEKVALAATVEEELTGEERSLLSVAYKNVIDALRNAFGTISSAEQSQENQGNSNRLTGIKSFRVRIETEFSSTCGRILDFIETTLIPKSPCNASKVLYLKMKGDYYRYLAEVKINGHEQHKDIVEKALSSYEIAQEAARAEFPPTHPLRLGVALNFSVFYYKILYSPVKAHSIAKQACDEADSEQDTLQDDSFKESAEIMQRLRGNLDIWTSDMEEGGN